The Magnolia sinica isolate HGM2019 chromosome 9, MsV1, whole genome shotgun sequence genome contains a region encoding:
- the LOC131256523 gene encoding disease resistance protein RPM1-like: protein MYNIQLNTPGPPQRTIWIDCLFLSRVTEAMADSVVGFLLEKLSALLIQEASLLRGVRTEVEEIKLELNSMQAFLRDADRRKDSSEEMKTWVGQVRDAAHDVEDIVDEFVYCMDRRRRSGFRGFLLNIILLPENISYRHRLATQLQGLQSNFAAISLRKDRYHLSMTAEGLNLYNASGRWQHHGETSLFSVDDDEIVGLKERIDRLVGWLTEKEPKRTIISVAGMGGLGKTTLVAKVYKNRIVRKHFDYSVWVSVSQSYRVEELLIGVIKDLFQASNVEVPSDVGSMNRRQLVQMVNDFLDTKRYIVVLDDVWSIDAWADINIAFPRNRCGSRIMLTTRHENVGFALGDGSHPFLLEPLQEKEAWELFIRKAFWKEPCPPELQHLAKKIVVKCGGLPLAIVALGSLLSLKDKTILEWNRIYENLSWQFRNDQILERMKRTLLLSFYDLPYRLKHCFLYCCMFPEDYLIHRKRLIRLWVAEGFVEERGKITMEAAAEDFLKELIYRNMLQVVETNLFGRVKTCRMHDIVREVALSLCDEEKFCMTYDEQQARQEGKVRRMSIYNSGETIQGMPRLRSLLVFDGSTSFSSSLNTIASSFILLRVLNLEGVPIESIPDEMTNLFNLRYLNLRNTNVRELPKSLGKLQNLQTLDVRDTRIKRLPSGIVKLQKLRHLFYYGIYYEHARSFHCFSSIQVPIGICNITSLQSLEDIEVKEGEIVRKLGNLTQLRRLSISEVREIDGAELCASIGKMKHLLKLFVTATGEEETLQLEALSPNPPPLLQKLCLNGHLKKVPQWISSLMNLTYLELKWSKLREEDLLSSLHALPNLVFLSLDQAYEGQQLCFRNGRFPKLRILYLVGLPQLNQVVIEKGALPSIQEVNLFSCGELKTLPQGIEYLTGLQELHLQDMPMELRLQIKDGSEEDRRKVGHIPFIKLWTEEGWVLERLN, encoded by the coding sequence ATGTACAATATACAACTAAACACCCCAGGACCACCCCAAAGAACTATTTGGATTGATTGTCTGTTTTTGTCTCGTGTTACAGAAGCAATGGCAGATAGTGTTGTTGGATTCTTGTTAGAAAAGCTAAGTGCCCTTCTAATTCAAGAAGCATCTCTACTAAGAGGAGTACGCACTGAAGTAGAAGAAATCAAGTTGGAACTTAATAGCATGCAAGCCTTCTTGAGGGATGCTGACAGAAGAAAAGATAGCAGTGAAGAAATGAAAACGTGGGTTGGACAAGTTAGAGACGCTGCACATGATGTGGAGGATATCGTTGATGAATTCGTGTATTGCATGGACAGGCGACGGCGAAGTGGATTCAGGGGTTTTCTCCTTAACATCATCCTTCTCCCGGAAAATATTTCCTACAGGCATCGGTTGGCCACTCAACTGCAAGGTCTGCAGAGCAATTTTGCAGCCATTTCATTGAGAAAAGACCGGTATCATCTTAGTATGACAGCAGAAGGACTGAACTTATACAATGCAAGTGGAAGATGGCAACATCATGGAGAAACTTCTCTTTTTTCCGTAGACGATGATGAAATCGTGGGGCTCAAGGAAAGAATAGATCGATTAGTCGGATGGTTGACAGAGAAAGAACCAAAACGTACTATTATTTCTGTGGCGGGGATGGGTGGTCTGGGCAAGACTACTCTCGTGGCAAAAGTGTACAAGAATCGCATTGTAAGGAAGCACTTTGACTATTCTGTCTGGGTTTCTGTTTCGCAATCGTACAGAGTAGAAGAACTCCTAATAGGTGTGATAAAAGATCTGTTCCAAGCAAGCAATGTTGAGGTTCCAAGCGATGTGGGCAGCATGAATCGAAGACAACTAGTGCAGATGGTGAACGATTTTTTGGATACGAAGAGGTATATCGTAGTCTTAGATGATGTATGGAGCATAGATGCATGGGCCGATATAAATATTGCTTTTCCACGAAATAGATGTGGAAGTAGGATAATGCTCACTACTCGACATGAGAATGTAGGGTTTGCATTAGGAGATGGAAGCCATCCGTTCCTGCTTGAGCCTCTTCAGGAAAAAGAGGCTTGGGAACTCTTCATTCGAAAAGCGTTTTGGAAAGAACCCTGTCCCCCAGAGCTGCAGCATTTGGCTAAAAAAATTGTAGTGAAGTGCGGAGGACTGCCACTTGCAATTGTTGCTTTAGGCAGTCTCTTGTCATTGAAAGACAAGACCATATTGGAATGGAACCGAATATATGAAAATCTAAGCTGGCAGTTCAGAAATGATCAAATTCTTGAACGAATGAAGCGAACCTTGTTGCTTAGCTTCTACGATCTACCGTACCGCCTTAAGCATTGTTTCCTTTATTGTTGTATGTTTCCGGAGGATTATTTGATTCACCGCAAGCGGCTGATTAGGTTGTGGGTGGCAGAGGGTTTTGTGGAAGAGAGAGGTAAAATTACAATGGAGGCAGCAGCAGAAGACTTCCTGAAGGAACTCATCTATCGAAACATGCTTCAGGTTGTTGAGACGAATTTGTTTGGAAGGGTGAAAACTTGTCGAATGCATGACATTGTACGTGAAGTGGCCCTATCCTTATGTGACGAAGAAAAGTTCTGCATGACATACGATGAGCAACAAGCAAGGCAAGAAGGCAAAGTCCGCCGCATGTCAATCTACAACTCTGGAGAAACTATTCAAGGTATGCCACGGCTTCGTTCTCTTCTGGTGTTTGATGGAAGCACGTCTTTCTCATCTTCTCTAAATACCATTGCATCAAGCTTTATATTATTGAGGGTCCTAAATCTAGAGGGAGTTCCTATTGAAAGCATACCGGATGAAATGACGAACCTATTCAATTTAAGGTATCTCAACTTAAGGAATACTAATGTTAGGGAGCTTCCAAAATCTTTAGGGAAGCTACAGAACCTTCAAACACTGGATGTAAGAGATACAAGAATTAAGAGGCTACCTAGTGGGATTGTGAAGCTACAGAAACTACGCCACCTATTTTATTATGGAATTTATTACGAGCATGCAAGGAGTTTCCATTGCTTCAGTAGCATTCAAGTTCCTATAGGAATATGTAATATAACGAGTTTACAAAGTCTAGAAGATATTGAAGTGAAAGAAGGGGAGATTGTTAGAAAACTTGGGAACTTAACCCAACTAAGAAGGCTTAGCATTTCTGAGGTCAGAGAAATCGACGGAGCTGAGTTGTGCGCCTCAATTGGAAAGATGAAACACCTTCTCAAGTTGTTTGTGACGGCAACTGGAGAGGAAGAAACACTTCAATTGGAAGCTCTCTCTCCTAATCCTCCGCCGCTTCTTCAGAAGCTTTGCTTAAATGGGCATTTGAAGAAGGTGCCTCAGTGGATTAGCTCTCTTATGAATCTCACCTATTTGGAGTTGAAATGGTCTAAGCTGAGAGAAGAAGATCTTCTTTCATCACTCCATGCATTGCCCAATCTGGTGTTCCTTTCACTCGACCAGGCCTATGAAGGGCAGCAGTTGTGCTTTCGCAATGGACGGTTCCCTAAGCTCAGGATACTATATTTAGTGGGTTTGCCACAGCTAAATCAGGTGGTAATAGAGAAGGGAGCATTGCCAAGCATCCAAGAAGTAAATTTGTTCAGTTGTGGAGAGTTAAAGACGCTTCCACAAGGGATTGAATACCTCACCGGACTCCAAGAGCTCCACTTACAGGACATGCCAATGGAATTGAGGTTGCAGATAAAAGATGGAAGTGAGGAGGACCGCAGAAAGGTGGGGCACATCCCCTTCATCAAGCTATGGACAGAAGAGGGTTGGGTTTTGGAACGACTCAactaa